The Flavobacteriales bacterium genome has a segment encoding these proteins:
- a CDS encoding GIY-YIG nuclease family protein, translated as MDEFVVYVLYSESGDRLYIGYSSVSIERFYWHNERSSKGFTLKYRPWKMIHIEFFDSKSGAMEREKQLKGGQGRNWLRTVVLPSLVDAGFISA; from the coding sequence ATGGATGAGTTTGTGGTGTACGTTCTTTACTCAGAGTCGGGAGACCGATTGTACATAGGCTATTCTTCGGTCTCGATCGAACGGTTTTATTGGCACAACGAACGCAGTTCTAAAGGATTTACGCTGAAGTACCGTCCTTGGAAAATGATTCATATAGAATTCTTTGACTCGAAATCGGGAGCGATGGAACGTGAGAAGCAATTGAAAGGCGGTCAAGGAAGAAATTGGCTGCGAACAGTGGTTCTTCCATCGTTAGTAGATGCAGGATTCATATCCGCCTGA
- a CDS encoding tyrosine-type recombinase/integrase produces the protein MASVSIVLRKKVRKDGTYPIAIRITKDRKSSFVHTGYHVWEKDWDNRKSRVKKSHPNSGRLNAVLGKKLLEAEKVHLELDGTSKVTSAKAVQAKIKKGNKGAGFFAFAFDYVESLRVAGNYNGYTTDKPRVTRFQAFTKGEIAFEDITPTLLERFQAYLKGSHRLSDRTIANYLILIRKLYNSAIVDGVVEAKYYPFGRGKVKVVIPKSMKIGFTEDEVKTLEELSLPPESFEYHARNVWLFSFYLAGVRASDVLRLTRENIKDGRLFYTMGKNKKPGSLKLPSKAMAILDQYLNGKPRKHNLVFPDLTNVSDLEDTFDVQRKIKHAIKRLYTAMKEVAKIAGIEKKPTMHIARHTFGNLSGEKIPIQMLQKLYRHSDIQTTIVYQSNFIFKEADEALDEVINF, from the coding sequence ATGGCAAGTGTATCGATTGTTTTACGCAAAAAAGTACGGAAGGATGGCACCTACCCCATTGCTATCCGTATTACGAAAGATAGGAAATCATCTTTTGTTCATACAGGGTACCATGTCTGGGAAAAGGATTGGGATAATCGGAAGTCGAGAGTAAAGAAGTCTCACCCAAACTCTGGTAGGTTAAATGCGGTTTTGGGTAAGAAGTTGCTGGAGGCTGAGAAGGTCCACTTGGAGCTTGATGGTACTTCCAAGGTGACATCTGCCAAGGCAGTCCAAGCGAAAATCAAGAAAGGCAACAAAGGTGCAGGGTTTTTCGCCTTTGCTTTTGACTACGTGGAAAGTTTGAGGGTGGCCGGGAACTATAACGGCTACACGACCGACAAGCCACGAGTTACGAGGTTCCAAGCCTTTACTAAGGGAGAGATTGCCTTTGAGGACATCACTCCTACCCTCTTAGAGCGCTTTCAGGCGTACTTGAAGGGGTCACACCGACTTTCAGATCGTACCATTGCTAATTACCTCATATTGATTCGTAAACTCTACAATAGCGCCATTGTCGATGGCGTAGTAGAAGCCAAGTACTATCCCTTTGGAAGAGGTAAAGTCAAGGTCGTCATTCCTAAATCAATGAAGATTGGCTTTACGGAAGATGAAGTAAAAACTCTTGAAGAACTTTCCTTACCTCCGGAAAGCTTTGAGTATCATGCGAGAAATGTGTGGCTGTTCTCCTTTTACTTGGCTGGAGTCCGTGCATCGGATGTTCTTCGCTTGACCCGTGAGAATATCAAAGATGGACGCCTCTTTTACACCATGGGAAAGAATAAGAAGCCGGGGTCTTTGAAGTTGCCAAGCAAAGCGATGGCTATCTTAGACCAGTACTTGAATGGAAAACCTCGAAAGCACAATTTGGTATTTCCTGACCTTACCAATGTTTCTGACCTCGAGGACACCTTCGATGTGCAGAGAAAAATCAAGCATGCTATCAAGCGACTATACACCGCAATGAAGGAGGTCGCCAAGATCGCGGGGATCGAGAAAAAGCCAACTATGCACATTGCACGGCATACGTTTGGTAATCTGTCGGGTGAAAAGATTCCGATTCAGATGCTGCAAAAGCTCTATCGTCATTCTGATATTCAAACGACTATTGTTTACCAGTCAAACTTCATCTTCAAAGAAGCTGATGAGGCCTTGGATGAGGTGATTAACTTTTGA
- a CDS encoding helix-turn-helix domain-containing protein: MNVICLHDQAFYTLIEEVVERMKEKSEQTEEKWLRSGEAMELLGIKSKTTLQKLRDEGKIRFSQPYKKVILYDRASLMEFLENNAKETF; the protein is encoded by the coding sequence ATGAATGTCATTTGTCTGCACGATCAAGCCTTCTACACCCTTATTGAAGAGGTGGTTGAGCGTATGAAGGAGAAAAGCGAACAGACCGAAGAGAAATGGCTTCGTTCTGGTGAGGCCATGGAGCTATTGGGTATCAAGAGTAAAACGACATTGCAGAAGTTGCGTGATGAAGGAAAGATTCGATTCAGTCAACCGTACAAGAAGGTGATTCTGTACGATAGAGCTTCGCTTATGGAGTTTTTAGAGAATAACGCGAAAGAGACGTTCTGA
- a CDS encoding helix-turn-helix domain-containing protein, whose protein sequence is MRNTINTLRLYRKQSHLTQADIAYLLNHSDNSSISRCESGDRPISIEILLAYHLLFNTQLGDFFVQQRDTIRHRIASRIKPLVARIEKESDTPKSKHRVDQLLKTLVRLNDGKQL, encoded by the coding sequence ATGAGAAACACCATCAACACCTTGCGCCTGTATCGGAAACAATCGCATCTCACCCAGGCGGACATCGCCTACTTATTAAACCACTCTGATAACTCAAGTATCTCACGTTGTGAGAGCGGTGACCGCCCCATATCCATTGAGATACTCCTTGCATATCACTTGCTCTTCAATACCCAACTTGGCGACTTCTTTGTTCAGCAACGGGACACGATTCGTCATCGCATCGCTTCACGTATCAAACCTCTTGTGGCTCGAATAGAGAAGGAGTCCGACACTCCGAAATCAAAGCACCGCGTTGACCAGCTTCTCAAAACCCTTGTCCGCCTTAATGATGGCAAGCAACTATGA
- a CDS encoding DUF2335 domain-containing protein translates to MSKKPKQQIQETRTVTQIQHHQGPIPSSVEMQRYEEILPGAADRILRMAENQSRHRQEMEMKVVKTDNFKSTLGAIFGFVAVIATLVAGSITALRGQPIFGGGISLGGLAILGAAFYFSRKAPKK, encoded by the coding sequence ATGTCCAAGAAACCTAAACAACAGATACAGGAAACTCGTACAGTCACTCAGATTCAACATCACCAAGGACCAATTCCTTCAAGTGTAGAAATGCAGAGGTATGAGGAAATTCTGCCAGGTGCAGCGGATAGGATTTTGCGGATGGCAGAGAATCAGTCTCGCCATCGTCAAGAAATGGAAATGAAAGTTGTCAAAACAGATAACTTTAAATCTACGCTAGGAGCGATATTTGGTTTCGTGGCAGTTATTGCGACACTTGTTGCGGGATCAATCACTGCACTTCGTGGGCAACCTATTTTTGGTGGGGGAATATCACTCGGGGGACTTGCAATTCTCGGTGCTGCATTTTACTTCAGTCGAAAAGCTCCGAAGAAATAG